A single region of the Xiphophorus maculatus strain JP 163 A chromosome 3, X_maculatus-5.0-male, whole genome shotgun sequence genome encodes:
- the LOC102219805 gene encoding AT-rich interactive domain-containing protein 1A-like isoform X2 gives MAAQVATLNTSPPSELKKPDRDPKEDTVPGDKQSDKKQPCLDSESPGRGDLQDGADGGNAGGGGEPEMKNGNGNPPRVNNNTPNDSVGPEGNNHPGFVHHHGPTFSPPSYGYSQHYGRPAFHQYGGQQSPGMAAAAGPGVQSSNMMDPYQPNSHEHGFSNHQFNNYNPFPNRTPHPGQAFGMNSPRSAQAPTAGGQPAKQQPPPGGPTAMAGSYSNQRYNIGNPQPTSTPTLNKLLTSPSSTRGYPNYPSGGDYSSQEGASKGPADMGSSGQYAGSNPGWQQRTHHPSPMSPGSAGQPLARNQPPGPMDPMGKIRGQPYGAGSPYIQQSQQVPPTGPQSGPGYPGQGYGTPGPQRYPVGMPGRTPGSMSAMPYGPQMGSYGQQGPGAYGSQGQAPYYNQPGQAPHQSQQQSLYSQQQPGQPGRQSPYPGQPHPPSSAPHNQGGPPYQQPHMPPQSQGPLPGPSQGAPQSQPPYSQAPATQPSQSPYGQQQGPPTQTAQQPSSQAPPGSQGQSSYPGSSQGPQQAPPQQQQQAQSHPQQPPGHGQHPQGPPAAYPPNTQQQQQAQQSPYQRFPPPQQQEISQDSFQSNAPASSQPKSGPEDGQGRPSSLPDLSGSIDDLPTGTEGALSPGVSTSGVSSSQGEQSNPAQSPFSPHTSPHLPGIRGPSPSPAGSPASASTPRTGPLSPANLPGTQMPPRPSSVHSDGTLHPAMSQSPMAQDRGFMQRNPQMPPYVSPQSASALSPRQSSGGQMHPGMAPYQQNNSMGGYGQQGGQYGPQGYPRQPAYGNMPNANYPGPGMGSMNPMAGQGGGPPYAGIPPGRMPPNQMGARPYGPNMGPSMGPNMPPNMGNMPPQVSSGMCPPPGMNRKPQDPAAMQHPSSNSMLNRMPGYPNMSQGMMGSGPPYGPPMNSMPGMMNTPGGSPYPMGPNMANNTSGMAPSPEINNKMNNKVDGGATPKPESKSKKSNSSTTTCEKITRLYELGPEPDRKLWVDRYLAFVDEKAMGMTNLPAVGRKPLDLFRLYVSVKEIGGMMQVNKNKKWRDLATTLNVGTSSSAASSLKKQYIQCLYAFECKIERGEDPPPEIFTDNKKNQAAKVQPPSPAGSGSLQGPQTPQSTSSSMAEGGDLKPPTPASTPHTQMPPMPPGPRSSVNLQDPFSDGSDPAFPRKNMTPNSTYQPGMNTADLPGRMGPYEPNKDPFSNMRKVGEQFLPANQGPNNVVGDQQQPPQQQPPFNRGPPGAMGTMPMGPRQQYPYGPGYDRRPEQGMCPEGNMGSGPPQPNPMMPANTDTGMYSPNRFPPQQPRHDSYGNQYPGQGTPPTGSYPNQQPGMYPQQGYKRPVEGGYPPSKRHEAEYSSSFPGGQQGPQQQQQGGTAAPSSGQQEPYNQYSSSGPYPGPDRRPPGPSNQFPFPFGRERMQGATGPNAQPNMPPQMMQSGPEGPQGGMWQGPRDINYQNYPRQGGPGGPTQGPGYHGMNRPDEIMQSDQRMNHDGQWGAQMGPRQPPYGPAGPGQPMPRSVQTNYQPPQGVQNHIPQVSSPASIPRPMEARTSPSKSPYTHGLMKMQKAGPPVPASHIVPPPVQSPLIRRDMPFPQGSVEGTLPVLKPRRRLTMKDIGTPEAWRVMMSLKSGLLAESTWALDTINILLYDDNSISTFDLNTLPGLLELVVEYFRRCLIEIFGILREYEVGDPGQRTLLDPDALKRDLDNLEEEQPRFEDMEQEETDDEEKEEHEMERSVPVKEEEDQEPCSQSRNEKTQEERRSKGSSSEQTGSVQSLPAHEKPKQASKFDKFPVKVVRKRDPFVAAQLNNHGKVQEFDSGLIHWSAGGGDSTEHIQTLFEPRKNFLEPRQRIPVPSALLKRRPLDEDIRGSCLPTEEDRMKHHDEEERPKQSSLSEKSTDSEKAGLTVGNDEEQPSDSETKLAEKGPKSHQENNRPILASGSIFNQQAQQTGTILEDEPHSKDEGPLVTLSDWQDSLARRCICVSNIVRSLSFVPGNDHEMSKHPGLLLILGHLILLHHWHPERKQAPLTYEKDEDSDEGVGQKDEWWWDCLEILRENTLVTMANISGQLDLSTYPESICLPLLDGLLHWAVCPSAEAQDPFPTLGPHSALSPQRLVLETLSKLSIQDNNVDLILATPPFSRLEKLYGNLVRLIGDRKVAVCREMAVVLLANLAQGDTTAARAIAVQKGSVGNLLGFLEDSLAATQLQQSQSSLLHLQGMPFEPTSPDMMRRAARALHALAKVEENHSEFTLHESRLLDLSVSPLMNSLVSHVICDVLFLIGQS, from the exons ATGGCCGCTCAGGTCGCCACTCTTAACACTAGTCCGCCTTCTGAACTTAAAAAGCCGGATCGGGACCCGAAGGAAGATACGGTTCCAGGGGACAAGCAGTCCGACAAAAAGCAGCCGTGTTTGGACAGCGAATCGCCGGGCCGGGGAGATCTGCAGGACGGGGCCGACGGTGGAAATGCAGGGGGAGGAGGGGAACCAGAGATGAAGAACGGGAATGGGAACCCGCCCAGGGTTAATAATAATACCCCGAATGACTCTGTGGGACCGGAGGGAAACAACCACCCCGGGTTCGTGCATCACCACGGTCCCACTTTCTCTCCGCCTTCGTACGGATACAGTCAGCACTACGGTCGGCCCGCTTTTCATCAATATGGCGGACAACAAAGCCCTGGCATGGCAGCTGCTGCGGGTCCGGGTGTGCAGTCGAGCAACATGATGGACCCGTATCAACCCAATTCACACGAGCATGGCTTCTCGAATCACCAGTTTAACAACTACAACCCATTCCCGAACAGGACTCCACACCCGGGCCAGGCGTTCGGCATGAACTCCCCTCGCAGCGCTCAGGCGCCGACAGCTGGGGGCCAGCCAGCTAAGCAGCAGCCACCGCCGGGAGGACCCACGGCGATGGCTGGATCTTACAGTAACCAGAGATATAACATCGGAAATCCCCAACCAACATCCACACCGACGCTCAACAAGCTCCTGACCTCTCCCAGCTCAACACGGGGGTATCCAAACTATCCGTCTGGTGGCGACTACAGCAGCCAGGAAGGAGCTAGTAAGGGACCAGCAGATATGGGCAGCAGCGGTCAGTACGCAGGGAGCAACCCAGGCTGGCAACAAAGAACCCATCACCCGTCGCCCATGAGTCCGGGGAGTGCTGGGCAGCCTCTAGCCAGAAACCAG CCTCCTGGTCCTATGGATCCAATGGGGAAAATTAGAGGTCAGCCATATGGAGCAGGCAGTCCGTACATCCAGCAGTCTCAACAGGTGCCTCCTACAGGTCCTCAGTCTGGGCCTGGGTATCCTGGCCAGGGTTACGGCACACCAGGGCCACAGCGATACCCAGTAGGCATGCCAGGTCGTACACCAGGAAGCATGAGTGCCATGCCCTACGGTCCACAG atggGATCTTATGGCCAACAGGGACCAGGAGCCTACGGCTCTCAGGGCCAGGCGCCGTATTACAACCAGCCAGGTCAGGCTCCGCATCAGAGCCAGCAGCAATCCCTTTACTCCCAGCAACAACCCGGTCAGCCTGGGCGGCAGTCGCCTTACCCTGGGCAGCCCCACCCTCCGTCTTCAGCTCCACACAACCAGGGGGGACCACCCTATCAACAGCCCCACATGCCCCCACAGTCCCAGGGTCCCCTGCCTGGCCCGTCCCAAGGCGCCCCCCAGTCTCAGCCGCCTTACTCTCAGGCGCCTGCCACGCAGCCCAGCCAGTCTCCGTACGGCCAGCAGCAGGGGCCTCCCACTCAGACTGCACAGCAGCCAAGTTCCCAGGCTCCCCCCGGATCCCAAGGCCAATCCAGCTACCCAGGGTCTTCACAAGGCCCCCAGCAGGCCCCTccgcagcagcaacagcaggcGCAGTCCCACCCGCAGCAGCCACCGGGACACGGCCAGCATCCACAGGGGCCGCCTGCAGCCTACCCGCCAAacactcagcagcagcagcaagcacAGCAGTCACCTTATCAGCGCTTTCCTCCTCCACAACAACAG gagATATCCCAGGACTCGTTTCAGTCCAATGCCCCTGCATCCTCTCAGCCCAAATCTGGTCCAGAGGACGGTCAAGGCCGTCCATCCAGCCTTCCG GACCTGTCCGGGTCGATCGACGACCTGCCGACGGGCACGGAGGGCGCCCTGAGTCCTGGCGTTAGCACGTCTGGCGTGTCGAGCAGCCAGGGAGAGCAAAGTAACCCAGCCCAGTCGCCCTTCTCTCCGCACACGTCTCCCCACCTGCCAGGCATCCGAGGCCCCTCGCCTTCTCCAGCTGGCTCCCCCGCCAGCGCCAGCACTCCCCGCACAGGCCCGCTGTCACCCGCCAACTTGCCAG GGACCCAGATGCCTCCGAGGCCATCCAGCGTTCACTCGGATGGGACGCTGCACCCTGCAATGAGCCAGTCTCCAATGGCGCAGGACAGAG GATTCATGCAGCGAAACCCTCAGATGCCTCCCTACGTATCCCCCCAGTCGGCCTCTGCACTGTCACCTCGCCAGTCCTCTGGAGGACAGATGCATCCTGGGATGGCGCCTTATCAGCAGAACAACTCCATGGGTGGCTATGGGCAGCAGGGAGGACAGTACGGTCCCCAAG GTTATCCCCGCCAACCAGCCTATGGGAACATGCCCAATGCCAACTACCCTGGCCCAGGCATGGGCTCCATGAACCCCATGGCGGGCCAGGGGGGAGGCCCGCCGTATGCTGGCATCCCTCCAGGGAGAATGCCTCCGAATCAAATGGGGGCTCGTCCCTACGGCCCCAATATGGGCCCTAGCATGGGTCCAAACATGCCTCCGAACATGGGCAACATGCCACCCCAGGTCAGTTCAGGAATGTGCCCACCTCCAGGAATGAACAGAAAGCCCCAGGATCCTGCAGCCATGCAGCACCCCTCCAGCAACTCCATGCTCAACAG AATGCCCGGGTACCCCAACATGTCGCAAGGCATGATGGGGTCCGGTCCACCGTATGGCCCACCGATGAACAGCATGCCTGGAATGATGAACACTCCAGGTGGATCGCCTTATCCCATGGGGCCAAACATGGCCAACAACACAAGTG GTATGGCTCCTAGCCCAGAAATTAACAATAAGATGAATAACAAAGTAGATGGCGGTGCAACACCAAAGCCAGAATCAAAATCAAAG AAGTCCAACTCATCCACTACAACGTGTGAAAAGATAACACGCCTCTATGAGCtgggaccagaaccagacaggaAGCTTTGGGTGGACCGTTACTTGGCCTTTGTGGATGAGAAAGCCATGGGCATGACCAACCTGCCCGCTGTGGGGCGCAAGCCTCTCGACCTCTTCCGGCTCTACGTCTCCGTTAAAGAAATCGGAGGAATGATGCAG gtgaataaaaataagaagtgGCGTGATCTAGCCACCACTCTGAATGTGGGTACATCCAGCAGTGCTGCCAGTTCTTTGAAGAAACAGTACATCCAGTGTCTGTATGCCTTCGAGTGTAAAATAGAACGTGGTGAAGATCCTCCTCCTGAGATCTTCACAGACAACAAAAAGAACCAGGCTGCTAAAGTCCAGCCCCCCTCTCCAG CTGGGTCAGGGTCCCTTCAGGGTCCACAAACGCCCCAGTCCACCAGCAGCTCAATGGCTGAGGGGGGCGACCTTAAGCCCCCCACGCCGGCATCCACTCCCCATACCCAAATGCCCCCCATGCCACCTGGCCCTAG GAGCAGTGTAAATCTGCAAGACCCCTTCTCGGACGGAAGCGACCCCGCTTTTCCCAGAAAGAACATGACTCCCAACTCCACCTATCAGCCCGGCATGAACACAGCAGACTTGCCAGGCCGAATGGGCCCCTACGAACCCAACAAGGACCCCTTCAGTAACATGCGGAAAG TCGGGGAGCAGTTTCTGCCTGCTAACCAGGGCCCTAACAACGTTGTGGGTGACCAGCAGCAGCCGCCACAACAACAGCCTCCATTCAACAGAGGACCGCCTGGGGCCATGGGCACAATGCCAATGGGGCCCAGACAACAGTATCCCTATGGACCAGGCTATGACAGGAG ACCAGAGCAAGGAATGTGCCCAGAGGGCAACATGGGATCTGGACCTCCTCAGCCAAACCCGATGATGCCTGCCAACACCGACACGGGGATGTATTCTCCAAATCGCTTCCCACCACAACAGCCACG ACATGATTCCTATGGAAATCAGTATCCTGGACAAGGAACGCCCCCTACTGGTTCCTACCCAAATCAGCAGCCTGGAATGTACCCACAACAG GGTTATAAGCGTCCTGTGGAGGGAGGGTACCCCCCATCAAAACGCCATGAGGCAGAGTACAGCAGTTCTTTCCCTGGTGGACAGCAAGGaccgcagcagcagcaacagggtGGCACCGCTGCTCCATCATCAGGACAGCAGGAGCCGTACAATCAGTACAGCAGCAGCGGGCCCTACCCTGGCCCTGACCGCCGTCCACCTGGCCCCAGCAATCAGTTCCCATTTCCTTTTGGTCGAGAACGGATGCAGGGAGCAACTGGGCCCAATGCTCAGCCTAACATGCCTCCTCAGATGATGCAGTCGGGGCCCGAGGGTCCTCAAGGGGGCATGTGGCAGGGACCTCGAGACATTAACTATCAGAATTACCCTAGACAAGGTGGACCTGGGGGGCCAACTCAGGGACCCGGCTACCATGGCATGAACCGCCCTGACGAAATTATGCAATCAGACCAGCGGATGAATCACGATGGCCAGTGGGGGGCCCAGATGGGCCCTCGGCAGCCTCCCTACGGTCCAGCCGGGCCTGGACAGCCCATGCCTCGTTCAGTCCAGACCAACTACCAGCCCCCTCAGGGTGTGCAGAACCACATTCCACAGGTGTCGAGCCCCGCCTCCATACCCCGCCCCATGGAGGCTCGGACATCACCGAGCAAATCTCCTTACACGCACGGATTGATGAAGATGCAAAAGGCTGGCCCCCCGGTACCTGCATCCCACATTGTGCCCCCTCCAGTGCAGTCACCTCTAATAAGGCGAGACATGCCTTTCCCCCAGGGTTCTGTCGAAGGAACACTTCCTGTCCTTAAACCACGACGGAGACTCACCATGAAAGATATTG GAACCCCGGAAGCCTGGAGAGTCATGATGTCCTTAAAGTCTGGTTTATTGGCTGAAAGTACATGGGCCTTAGATACCATCAATATTCTGCTGTATGATGACAACAGTATATCAACCTTCGATCTCAACACG ttacCTGGGCTGCTGGAGTTGGTCGTGGAGTATTTCAGGCGCTGCCTGATAGAAATCTTCGGTATTCTGCGGGAGTATGAAGTTGGGGACCCTGGTCAGAGGACTCTGCTCGATCCTGATGCCTTGAAACGGGACCTGGACAACCTGGAAGAAGAGCAACCACGGTTTGAGGACATGGAACAAGAGGAGACAGACGACGAAGAGAAGGAGGAACACGAAATGGAGCGGTCTGTTCCcgtgaaggaggaggaagaccaAGAGCCATGCTCGCAAAGTCGAAATGAGAAGACACAAGAAGAGAGGAGGAGCAAGGGTTCGTCATCTGAACAGACGGGCTCTGTGCAATCTCTGCCTGCCCATGAGAAACCCAAACAGGCCAGCAAGTTTGACAAATTTCCAGTTAAGGTGGTACGAAAAAGAGACCCGTTTGTGGCTGCCCAGTTAAATAATCATGGTAAAGTTCAAGAGTTTGACAGCGGGCTAATTCACTGGAGCGCGGGAGGGGGCGACTCAACAGAACACATCCAGACCCTCTTTGAGCCTCGCAAGAACTTCTTAGAGCCACGACAACGGATACCCGTGCCTTCAGCTCTACTGAAGCGTCGGCCGCTGGATGAAGACATACGGGGAAGTTGTTTGCCAACTGAGGAAGACAGAATGAAGCATCACGATGAAGAAGAAAGGCCAAAACAGAGCAGTTTGTCAGAAAAATCAACAGACTCTGAGAAAGCTGGCTTAACAGTTGGCAATGACGAGGAGCAACCGTCTGATTCAGAGACGAAGCTGGCTGAGAAAGGGCCTAAAAGTCACCAAGAGAATAATAGACCCATTCTGGCTTCTGGAAGCATTTTCAACCAACAGGCACAGCAGACTGGCACCATCCTAGAAGATGAGCCTCACAGTAAAGACGAAGGGCCGCTCGTCACACTGTCCGACTGGCAGGACTCGCTGGCACGTCGCTGTATTTGTGTCTCGAATATTGTCCGCAGCCTCTCCTTTGTGCCAGGAAATGACCACGAGATGTCCAAACATCCCGGACTGCTGCTCATACTCGGACACCTGATACTGCTCCACCACTGGCACCCTGAGCGCAAGCAGGCCCCTCTCACCTACGAGAAGGACGAGGATTCAGATGAGGGAGTAGGCCAGAAGGATGAGTGGTGGTGGGACTGCTTGGAGATCTTGAGAGAGAACACGCTGGTCACTATGGCAAACATTTCAGGTCAACTAGACCTTTCCACCTACCCTGAGAGCATTTGCCTACCCCTGCTGGATGGTCTTCTCCACTGGGCGGTGTGCCCCTCGGCAGAGGCCCAGGACCCCTTCCCAACCCTGGGCCCCCATAGTGCTTTGTCACCTCAGAGACTGGTCCTGGAGACTCTTAGCAAACTGAGCATTCAAGATAACAATGTGGACCTCATCCTGGCCACTCCCCCTTTCAGTCGGTTGGAGAAGCTGTATGGGAACTTGGTGCGGTTAATTGGAGACAGGAAGGTTGCAGTTTGCAGGGAGATGGCTGTCGTCTTACTGGCCAACCTGGCCCAGGGTGACACTACTGCAGCCCGAGCAATTGCTGTCCAGAAGGGCAGTGTGGGCAACTTGCTCGGCTTCCTGGAGGACTCTCTCGCTGCCACCCAGCTACAACAAAGCCAGAGCTCTCTGCTGCACCTACAAGGGATGCCCTTCGAGCCCACCAGCCCGGACATGATGCGACGAGCTGCCCGGGCTCTGCACGCCTTAGCCAAGGTGGAGGAGAACCACTCGGAGTTTACACTACACGAGTCGCGACTTCTCGACCTTTCTGTGTCTCCCCTAATGAACTCGCTGGTTTCTCACGTTATCTGTGATGTACTCTTTTTGATCGGCCAGTCATGA